ATTGTCTCCGGATTGCATCAAAATGATGAAGCTATTCAGCATGAAGTATTTGGTCCGGTAATGACCATTCAGTCGTTTTCTACTGACGAAGAGGCACTACACAAAGCGAATGATGTGGAGTATGGTCTTGCCGCCAGCGTCTGGACCAGTAACCATGGTCGCGCGCAGCGCTTCAGCATTGACCTCGATTTTGGCACGGTGTGGATTAACAATCACATTCCTCTGTGCGCCGAAATGCCGCACGGCGGGTTCAAAAAATCGGGTTATGGCAAAGATCTCTCATCCTATTCGCTCGAAGAATACACTCGGGTGAAACATATCATGTGTGACATTTCTGAATAGAGAGGATTACGATGAAAACATTAAGAATTGCGGTTCTTTCATTAGTGATGCTCTCTGGCTATAGCCTTGCAGAAAGTACATCGCTGAATACCGTAAAAGAATATATGGCGGCGTGGAATGCGCATGATGTTTCACGAGCCGCTCAATATCTTGCGGATGATGCGGTTTATTATGATGCCGCCGCGGGTGAACCGGTAAACGGGAGAGAAAAAGCGGAAAAAGAGGTTATCGGCGCTTTTATTAAGGCGGTGCCAGATCTGAACTGGAAAATGGTTGGCAAACCCGTCTACGACGAAGACACCGTGGCATTCCGTTGGGAATTTTCAGGCAAAAATAGTGGTGAATGGGCAGGGAGTCCGCCGACAAATAATCCGATCAAATTTGAAGGCGTAAGCTATATTCATGTTAAAGCAGGAAAAATCACCTGGCAGGGTGATTATTATGATTCTAAAAAACTGGATGAAGAGTTAAAGCCAGTGAAGTAGTCGGTTGTACCCCTTTATAAATAAGAAGGGGGTATTTCTCTTATTTGTGTCGTATTAAAGGCAGTGTGTAGCAATAAGGAAAAAAGTTAATGGCAATTACCAGACGTGATTTTCTCAACGGCGTCGCGGTGACTATTGCGGCGGGACTTACCCCGCTGGAGTGGGTCAGGGCGACAGGAAAGGGAAACGCATTTATAGATGGAAATTATTATCCTCCTGCGCTGACAGGGCTGCGGGGTAATCATCCTGGATCATTTGAAATGGCGCATGCGCTAGGCCGCGAGCAGAAGCATTTTGATTTAAACGCTCTGCCCGTTGAGGAAGAGTACGATCTGGTGATT
This window of the Citrobacter freundii ATCC 8090 = MTCC 1658 = NBRC 12681 genome carries:
- a CDS encoding ester cyclase: MKTLRIAVLSLVMLSGYSLAESTSLNTVKEYMAAWNAHDVSRAAQYLADDAVYYDAAAGEPVNGREKAEKEVIGAFIKAVPDLNWKMVGKPVYDEDTVAFRWEFSGKNSGEWAGSPPTNNPIKFEGVSYIHVKAGKITWQGDYYDSKKLDEELKPVK